From a single Peromyscus maniculatus bairdii isolate BWxNUB_F1_BW_parent chromosome 4, HU_Pman_BW_mat_3.1, whole genome shotgun sequence genomic region:
- the Fpgs gene encoding folylpolyglutamate synthase, mitochondrial isoform X3: protein MPGFPPHQDAVRMLNTLQTNASYLEQVKRQRSDPQAQLEAMEVYLVRSGLQVEDLNRLNIIHVTGTKGKGSTCAFTERILRNYGLKTGFFSSPHLVQVRERIRINGKPISPELFTKHFWRLYHQLEEFKDDSHISMPAYFRFLTLMAFHVFLQEKVDLAVVEVGIGGAYDCTNIIRKPVVCGVSSLGIDHTSLLGDTVEKIAWQKGGIFKPGVPAFTVLQPEGPLAVLRDRAQQTSCPLYLCPPLEALEEGGLPLTLGLEGEHQRSNAALALQLAHSWLEQRDHQDIRELKVSRPGTRGQLPLAPVFHPTSHMRHGLRDTEWPGRTQVLRRGPLTWYLDGAHTTSSMQACARWYCQSLQRSKRPSGGPEVHVLLFNSTGDRDSAALLKLLQPCRFDYAVFCPNLTEVSSTENADQQNFTVTLDQVLLRCLQHQQHWSCLAEKQAGPDLWSGPGGGAEPGGPGGSLLLALHPPHSASTDSLVFSCISHALQWISQGRDPIFQPPNPPRSLLSHPTASSGASILREAAAVHVLVTGSLHLVGGVLKLLEPSLSQ, encoded by the exons ATGCCAGGGTTCCCTCCTCACCAA GATGCTGTACGCATGCTCAACACCCTGCAGACCAATGCCAGCTACCTGGAGCAGGTGAAGCGTCAGCGGAGTGACCCTCAGGCGCAGCTGGAAGCCATGGAGGTGTACCTGGTACGGAGTGGACTGCAG GTGGAGGACCTAAACCGTCTAAACATTATCCACGTCACTGGGACCAAAGGAAAG GGCTCCACCTGTGCCTTCACTGAACGCATCCTGCGGAACTACGGCCTGAAGACAGGCTTCTTTAG CTCTCCCCACCTGGTGCAGGTGCGTGAACGGATTCGCATCAATGGGAAGCCCATCAGTCCCGAACTTTTCACCAAGCACTTCTGGCGCCTCTATCACCAGCTGGAGGAGTTCAag GATGACAGCCACATTTCCATGCCTGCTTACTTCCGCTTCCTCACGCTCATGGCCTTCCACGTCTTCCTCCAAGagaag GTGGACCTGGCTGTGGTAGAAGTGGGCATTGGCGGGGCTTATGACTGCACCAACATCATCAG AAAGCCAGTGGTGTGTGGAGTGTCCTCTCTTGGTATTGACCACACCAGCCTGCTAGGAGACACGGTGGAGAAGATAGCCTGGCAGAAAGGGGGCATCTTTAAG CCTGGTGTCCCTGCCTTTACTGTGCTACAGCCAGAAGGTCCCCTGGCCGTGCTGAGGGATCGAGCCCAGCAGACCTCA TGTCCTCTGTACCTGTGTCCACCGTTGGAAGCCCTGGAAGAGGGTGGGCTGCCGCTGACCCTGGGCCTGGAGGGAGAGCACCAGCGGTCCAATGCAGCCTTAGCCTTGCAGCTGGCCCATAGTTGGCTGGAGCAGCGGGACCACCAGG ACATCCGGGAGCTGAAGGTGTCCAGGCCAGGCACACGGGGGCAGCTGCCTCTGGCACCTGTCTTCCATCCCACCTCTCACATGAGACATG GGCTTCGGGACACGGAGTGGCCTGGTCGGACACAGGTGCTGCGGCGGGGACCTCTCACCTGGTACCTGGACGGCGCACACACCACCAGCAGTATGCAGGCCTGTGCGCGCTGGTATTGCCAGTCATTACAGCGCAGTAAACGCCCCAGTGG TGGGCCTGAAGTACACGTCCTGCTGTTCAACTCCACCGGTGACAGGGACTCTGCCGCTCTGCTGAAGCTGCTGCAG CCCTGCCGGTTTGACTACGCCGTCTTCTGCCCCAACCTGACAGAGGTGTCATCCACAGAAAACGCAG ACCAGCAGAACTTCACGGTGACTCTGGACCAGGTGCTGCTCCGCTGCCTCCAACACCAGCAACACTGGAGCTGCCTGGCCGAGAAACAAGCCGGCCCCGACCTCTGGAGCGGCCCCGGCGGCGGCGCAGAGCCCGGCGGGCCGGGGGGCTCCCTGCTGCTGGCGCTGCACCCACCTCACTCTGCTAGCACGGACTCCCTAGTTTTTAGCTGCATCTCCCACGCCCTGCAGTGGATCAGCCAAGGCCGGGATCCCATCTTTCAACCCCCGAACCCCCCGAGGAGCCTCCTCAGCCACCCCACAGCCAGCAGTGGGGCAAGCATTCTCCGTGAGGCTGCTGCGGTCCACGTACTGGTCACGGGGAGCCTGCACCTGGTGGGTGGAGTCCTAAAGCTGCTGGAGCCTTCCCTGTCCCAGTAG
- the Fpgs gene encoding folylpolyglutamate synthase, mitochondrial isoform X4 — MLNTLQTNASYLEQVKRQRSDPQAQLEAMEVYLVRSGLQVEDLNRLNIIHVTGTKGKGSTCAFTERILRNYGLKTGFFSSPHLVQVRERIRINGKPISPELFTKHFWRLYHQLEEFKDDSHISMPAYFRFLTLMAFHVFLQEKVDLAVVEVGIGGAYDCTNIIRKPVVCGVSSLGIDHTSLLGDTVEKIAWQKGGIFKPGVPAFTVLQPEGPLAVLRDRAQQTSCPLYLCPPLEALEEGGLPLTLGLEGEHQRSNAALALQLAHSWLEQRDHQDIRELKVSRPGTRGQLPLAPVFHPTSHMRHGLRDTEWPGRTQVLRRGPLTWYLDGAHTTSSMQACARWYCQSLQRSKRPSGGPEVHVLLFNSTGDRDSAALLKLLQPCRFDYAVFCPNLTEVSSTENADQQNFTVTLDQVLLRCLQHQQHWSCLAEKQAGPDLWSGPGGGAEPGGPGGSLLLALHPPHSASTDSLVFSCISHALQWISQGRDPIFQPPNPPRSLLSHPTASSGASILREAAAVHVLVTGSLHLVGGVLKLLEPSLSQ, encoded by the exons ATGCTCAACACCCTGCAGACCAATGCCAGCTACCTGGAGCAGGTGAAGCGTCAGCGGAGTGACCCTCAGGCGCAGCTGGAAGCCATGGAGGTGTACCTGGTACGGAGTGGACTGCAG GTGGAGGACCTAAACCGTCTAAACATTATCCACGTCACTGGGACCAAAGGAAAG GGCTCCACCTGTGCCTTCACTGAACGCATCCTGCGGAACTACGGCCTGAAGACAGGCTTCTTTAG CTCTCCCCACCTGGTGCAGGTGCGTGAACGGATTCGCATCAATGGGAAGCCCATCAGTCCCGAACTTTTCACCAAGCACTTCTGGCGCCTCTATCACCAGCTGGAGGAGTTCAag GATGACAGCCACATTTCCATGCCTGCTTACTTCCGCTTCCTCACGCTCATGGCCTTCCACGTCTTCCTCCAAGagaag GTGGACCTGGCTGTGGTAGAAGTGGGCATTGGCGGGGCTTATGACTGCACCAACATCATCAG AAAGCCAGTGGTGTGTGGAGTGTCCTCTCTTGGTATTGACCACACCAGCCTGCTAGGAGACACGGTGGAGAAGATAGCCTGGCAGAAAGGGGGCATCTTTAAG CCTGGTGTCCCTGCCTTTACTGTGCTACAGCCAGAAGGTCCCCTGGCCGTGCTGAGGGATCGAGCCCAGCAGACCTCA TGTCCTCTGTACCTGTGTCCACCGTTGGAAGCCCTGGAAGAGGGTGGGCTGCCGCTGACCCTGGGCCTGGAGGGAGAGCACCAGCGGTCCAATGCAGCCTTAGCCTTGCAGCTGGCCCATAGTTGGCTGGAGCAGCGGGACCACCAGG ACATCCGGGAGCTGAAGGTGTCCAGGCCAGGCACACGGGGGCAGCTGCCTCTGGCACCTGTCTTCCATCCCACCTCTCACATGAGACATG GGCTTCGGGACACGGAGTGGCCTGGTCGGACACAGGTGCTGCGGCGGGGACCTCTCACCTGGTACCTGGACGGCGCACACACCACCAGCAGTATGCAGGCCTGTGCGCGCTGGTATTGCCAGTCATTACAGCGCAGTAAACGCCCCAGTGG TGGGCCTGAAGTACACGTCCTGCTGTTCAACTCCACCGGTGACAGGGACTCTGCCGCTCTGCTGAAGCTGCTGCAG CCCTGCCGGTTTGACTACGCCGTCTTCTGCCCCAACCTGACAGAGGTGTCATCCACAGAAAACGCAG ACCAGCAGAACTTCACGGTGACTCTGGACCAGGTGCTGCTCCGCTGCCTCCAACACCAGCAACACTGGAGCTGCCTGGCCGAGAAACAAGCCGGCCCCGACCTCTGGAGCGGCCCCGGCGGCGGCGCAGAGCCCGGCGGGCCGGGGGGCTCCCTGCTGCTGGCGCTGCACCCACCTCACTCTGCTAGCACGGACTCCCTAGTTTTTAGCTGCATCTCCCACGCCCTGCAGTGGATCAGCCAAGGCCGGGATCCCATCTTTCAACCCCCGAACCCCCCGAGGAGCCTCCTCAGCCACCCCACAGCCAGCAGTGGGGCAAGCATTCTCCGTGAGGCTGCTGCGGTCCACGTACTGGTCACGGGGAGCCTGCACCTGGTGGGTGGAGTCCTAAAGCTGCTGGAGCCTTCCCTGTCCCAGTAG
- the Fpgs gene encoding folylpolyglutamate synthase, mitochondrial isoform X1 — translation MSWARSHLCSALSLAAVSARGATAEGAARRWLSAWPAPQEPGMEYQDAVRMLNTLQTNASYLEQVKRQRSDPQAQLEAMEVYLVRSGLQVEDLNRLNIIHVTGTKGKGSTCAFTERILRNYGLKTGFFSSPHLVQVRERIRINGKPISPELFTKHFWRLYHQLEEFKDDSHISMPAYFRFLTLMAFHVFLQEKVDLAVVEVGIGGAYDCTNIIRKPVVCGVSSLGIDHTSLLGDTVEKIAWQKGGIFKPGVPAFTVLQPEGPLAVLRDRAQQTSCPLYLCPPLEALEEGGLPLTLGLEGEHQRSNAALALQLAHSWLEQRDHQDIRELKVSRPGTRGQLPLAPVFHPTSHMRHGLRDTEWPGRTQVLRRGPLTWYLDGAHTTSSMQACARWYCQSLQRSKRPSGGPEVHVLLFNSTGDRDSAALLKLLQPCRFDYAVFCPNLTEVSSTENADQQNFTVTLDQVLLRCLQHQQHWSCLAEKQAGPDLWSGPGGGAEPGGPGGSLLLALHPPHSASTDSLVFSCISHALQWISQGRDPIFQPPNPPRSLLSHPTASSGASILREAAAVHVLVTGSLHLVGGVLKLLEPSLSQ, via the exons ATGTCGTGGGCGCGGAGCCACCTGTGCTCGGCTCTGTCCCTGGCAGCTGTTTCTGCGCGTGGTGCAACGGCCGAGGGCGCGGCGCGGCGGTGGTTGAGCGCGTGGCCCGCGCCGCAGGAGCCCGGCATGGAGTACCAG GATGCTGTACGCATGCTCAACACCCTGCAGACCAATGCCAGCTACCTGGAGCAGGTGAAGCGTCAGCGGAGTGACCCTCAGGCGCAGCTGGAAGCCATGGAGGTGTACCTGGTACGGAGTGGACTGCAG GTGGAGGACCTAAACCGTCTAAACATTATCCACGTCACTGGGACCAAAGGAAAG GGCTCCACCTGTGCCTTCACTGAACGCATCCTGCGGAACTACGGCCTGAAGACAGGCTTCTTTAG CTCTCCCCACCTGGTGCAGGTGCGTGAACGGATTCGCATCAATGGGAAGCCCATCAGTCCCGAACTTTTCACCAAGCACTTCTGGCGCCTCTATCACCAGCTGGAGGAGTTCAag GATGACAGCCACATTTCCATGCCTGCTTACTTCCGCTTCCTCACGCTCATGGCCTTCCACGTCTTCCTCCAAGagaag GTGGACCTGGCTGTGGTAGAAGTGGGCATTGGCGGGGCTTATGACTGCACCAACATCATCAG AAAGCCAGTGGTGTGTGGAGTGTCCTCTCTTGGTATTGACCACACCAGCCTGCTAGGAGACACGGTGGAGAAGATAGCCTGGCAGAAAGGGGGCATCTTTAAG CCTGGTGTCCCTGCCTTTACTGTGCTACAGCCAGAAGGTCCCCTGGCCGTGCTGAGGGATCGAGCCCAGCAGACCTCA TGTCCTCTGTACCTGTGTCCACCGTTGGAAGCCCTGGAAGAGGGTGGGCTGCCGCTGACCCTGGGCCTGGAGGGAGAGCACCAGCGGTCCAATGCAGCCTTAGCCTTGCAGCTGGCCCATAGTTGGCTGGAGCAGCGGGACCACCAGG ACATCCGGGAGCTGAAGGTGTCCAGGCCAGGCACACGGGGGCAGCTGCCTCTGGCACCTGTCTTCCATCCCACCTCTCACATGAGACATG GGCTTCGGGACACGGAGTGGCCTGGTCGGACACAGGTGCTGCGGCGGGGACCTCTCACCTGGTACCTGGACGGCGCACACACCACCAGCAGTATGCAGGCCTGTGCGCGCTGGTATTGCCAGTCATTACAGCGCAGTAAACGCCCCAGTGG TGGGCCTGAAGTACACGTCCTGCTGTTCAACTCCACCGGTGACAGGGACTCTGCCGCTCTGCTGAAGCTGCTGCAG CCCTGCCGGTTTGACTACGCCGTCTTCTGCCCCAACCTGACAGAGGTGTCATCCACAGAAAACGCAG ACCAGCAGAACTTCACGGTGACTCTGGACCAGGTGCTGCTCCGCTGCCTCCAACACCAGCAACACTGGAGCTGCCTGGCCGAGAAACAAGCCGGCCCCGACCTCTGGAGCGGCCCCGGCGGCGGCGCAGAGCCCGGCGGGCCGGGGGGCTCCCTGCTGCTGGCGCTGCACCCACCTCACTCTGCTAGCACGGACTCCCTAGTTTTTAGCTGCATCTCCCACGCCCTGCAGTGGATCAGCCAAGGCCGGGATCCCATCTTTCAACCCCCGAACCCCCCGAGGAGCCTCCTCAGCCACCCCACAGCCAGCAGTGGGGCAAGCATTCTCCGTGAGGCTGCTGCGGTCCACGTACTGGTCACGGGGAGCCTGCACCTGGTGGGTGGAGTCCTAAAGCTGCTGGAGCCTTCCCTGTCCCAGTAG
- the Fpgs gene encoding folylpolyglutamate synthase, mitochondrial isoform X2, which yields MKRVRCLLRSWPGAEKSWREATMAWEGPPGSACESKAASFQDAVRMLNTLQTNASYLEQVKRQRSDPQAQLEAMEVYLVRSGLQVEDLNRLNIIHVTGTKGKGSTCAFTERILRNYGLKTGFFSSPHLVQVRERIRINGKPISPELFTKHFWRLYHQLEEFKDDSHISMPAYFRFLTLMAFHVFLQEKVDLAVVEVGIGGAYDCTNIIRKPVVCGVSSLGIDHTSLLGDTVEKIAWQKGGIFKPGVPAFTVLQPEGPLAVLRDRAQQTSCPLYLCPPLEALEEGGLPLTLGLEGEHQRSNAALALQLAHSWLEQRDHQDIRELKVSRPGTRGQLPLAPVFHPTSHMRHGLRDTEWPGRTQVLRRGPLTWYLDGAHTTSSMQACARWYCQSLQRSKRPSGGPEVHVLLFNSTGDRDSAALLKLLQPCRFDYAVFCPNLTEVSSTENADQQNFTVTLDQVLLRCLQHQQHWSCLAEKQAGPDLWSGPGGGAEPGGPGGSLLLALHPPHSASTDSLVFSCISHALQWISQGRDPIFQPPNPPRSLLSHPTASSGASILREAAAVHVLVTGSLHLVGGVLKLLEPSLSQ from the exons GATGCTGTACGCATGCTCAACACCCTGCAGACCAATGCCAGCTACCTGGAGCAGGTGAAGCGTCAGCGGAGTGACCCTCAGGCGCAGCTGGAAGCCATGGAGGTGTACCTGGTACGGAGTGGACTGCAG GTGGAGGACCTAAACCGTCTAAACATTATCCACGTCACTGGGACCAAAGGAAAG GGCTCCACCTGTGCCTTCACTGAACGCATCCTGCGGAACTACGGCCTGAAGACAGGCTTCTTTAG CTCTCCCCACCTGGTGCAGGTGCGTGAACGGATTCGCATCAATGGGAAGCCCATCAGTCCCGAACTTTTCACCAAGCACTTCTGGCGCCTCTATCACCAGCTGGAGGAGTTCAag GATGACAGCCACATTTCCATGCCTGCTTACTTCCGCTTCCTCACGCTCATGGCCTTCCACGTCTTCCTCCAAGagaag GTGGACCTGGCTGTGGTAGAAGTGGGCATTGGCGGGGCTTATGACTGCACCAACATCATCAG AAAGCCAGTGGTGTGTGGAGTGTCCTCTCTTGGTATTGACCACACCAGCCTGCTAGGAGACACGGTGGAGAAGATAGCCTGGCAGAAAGGGGGCATCTTTAAG CCTGGTGTCCCTGCCTTTACTGTGCTACAGCCAGAAGGTCCCCTGGCCGTGCTGAGGGATCGAGCCCAGCAGACCTCA TGTCCTCTGTACCTGTGTCCACCGTTGGAAGCCCTGGAAGAGGGTGGGCTGCCGCTGACCCTGGGCCTGGAGGGAGAGCACCAGCGGTCCAATGCAGCCTTAGCCTTGCAGCTGGCCCATAGTTGGCTGGAGCAGCGGGACCACCAGG ACATCCGGGAGCTGAAGGTGTCCAGGCCAGGCACACGGGGGCAGCTGCCTCTGGCACCTGTCTTCCATCCCACCTCTCACATGAGACATG GGCTTCGGGACACGGAGTGGCCTGGTCGGACACAGGTGCTGCGGCGGGGACCTCTCACCTGGTACCTGGACGGCGCACACACCACCAGCAGTATGCAGGCCTGTGCGCGCTGGTATTGCCAGTCATTACAGCGCAGTAAACGCCCCAGTGG TGGGCCTGAAGTACACGTCCTGCTGTTCAACTCCACCGGTGACAGGGACTCTGCCGCTCTGCTGAAGCTGCTGCAG CCCTGCCGGTTTGACTACGCCGTCTTCTGCCCCAACCTGACAGAGGTGTCATCCACAGAAAACGCAG ACCAGCAGAACTTCACGGTGACTCTGGACCAGGTGCTGCTCCGCTGCCTCCAACACCAGCAACACTGGAGCTGCCTGGCCGAGAAACAAGCCGGCCCCGACCTCTGGAGCGGCCCCGGCGGCGGCGCAGAGCCCGGCGGGCCGGGGGGCTCCCTGCTGCTGGCGCTGCACCCACCTCACTCTGCTAGCACGGACTCCCTAGTTTTTAGCTGCATCTCCCACGCCCTGCAGTGGATCAGCCAAGGCCGGGATCCCATCTTTCAACCCCCGAACCCCCCGAGGAGCCTCCTCAGCCACCCCACAGCCAGCAGTGGGGCAAGCATTCTCCGTGAGGCTGCTGCGGTCCACGTACTGGTCACGGGGAGCCTGCACCTGGTGGGTGGAGTCCTAAAGCTGCTGGAGCCTTCCCTGTCCCAGTAG